One Ferribacterium limneticum genomic window, CAAGGAACCAGCTGGCGACAAGGGTCAAGTATTCCTCTTTGAGGGCCGAAGGCAGGTTAGATCTAGAACGTTGCATTGTGCAATCTCCGAAAAACGTCAACGTATTATGTGCATTTTTTATATTTCGTCAACAAGGAAAAAATATTTAAATTGTTTTTGGAGCTACGTGCCTTGATTGTTTCGCCCGTCAACCTCGACTGAAGGTGATGTGCTCTAGATCTCAGACCAAAATATAGTGGTGATTTTGGTCTCATTCACCCCTAAATCCTGAAGGAGTGAGATTCTTTCTTCCAAGTCATCTTCTGGGAGAACAGCCAATTGCCATTGAGCGTCGGTAAGTTTTCCTCCTGCGAGAAGTGCAGCGAAGTACGGTGCGTCGACTGGCATAAGTGAGTGCCCAAGTACTGACACAATTTGAATCTCTGCCTGCTGCTCAAAAAACGAACGGTAGTCTTGAATCAACCGTGTCGAAGGCTTAAATGTGTTTGCGAAATACTCATCGAGGATATCGTGCGCTTCCATTAGCCGAGTATCTATGTCTTCAATGTCGTTTCTATCGTTAAGAGATCGTCGTTCCATGGGGTTCCAGGCATGCCCCAAGATGAGATCACTGTCATGGATGTCAGATCTCCCATGTATGTGCAGAATGCGATCGTCAGCGACTCCGTAAAGGATCTGGAGAGTAGAGGTGTAGTTGAAAGATAAGAAGTTGGCTGCTGAATTGATCGTTTTCAGGCACTGAGGTGCTGTCATCGGCGTTGGGATGGAGAGTTGTCGTATCCACGCGGCAAATTGTTTCCGGAGCTCACTCGAAAGCATTTGGACAGTGCGTTCGACCTCATACTGGAAATCATTGTGACCCGAGTCGCTCCAATCATCCGCTCCATAGGAGGACATGAAATGCCCCAGATCATCAATGATGCGGTCTACGTCGATTCCTGCAAGCGAAGACTCTAGATCACTCCAATCCTTCCCGGCTGGTAGGTAGTCTTCAACCGTATGGAGCAAATCTCGGTCGTGTTCTTCTAAATATGATTTGAATTCCCTGTATCTAGAGGGAATCCCGTGCCACAGATCGAAGCCGTTGCCGATAATGTATAAGTGGCGATTTTTCACAGTGACCTTCGGTTTTTTCGAAGATATTGCCGGAGTTCATCAGCATCCCAGTCGGTTAGTCCGGTACGAATGGAAACGTCGAGTACATGCCGATTGCCAAATCCGCCGCTAGAACCATCTATCACCACGCTGCGTATCCCTGGATTGGCTTTTTCCCAGCTTTCA contains:
- a CDS encoding bacteriophage abortive infection AbiH family protein, whose translation is MKNRHLYIIGNGFDLWHGIPSRYREFKSYLEEHDRDLLHTVEDYLPAGKDWSDLESSLAGIDVDRIIDDLGHFMSSYGADDWSDSGHNDFQYEVERTVQMLSSELRKQFAAWIRQLSIPTPMTAPQCLKTINSAANFLSFNYTSTLQILYGVADDRILHIHGRSDIHDSDLILGHAWNPMERRSLNDRNDIEDIDTRLMEAHDILDEYFANTFKPSTRLIQDYRSFFEQQAEIQIVSVLGHSLMPVDAPYFAALLAGGKLTDAQWQLAVLPEDDLEERISLLQDLGVNETKITTIFWSEI